From one Candidatus Omnitrophota bacterium genomic stretch:
- a CDS encoding flavin reductase family protein — translation MRRPIPLKLAYRLIGPGPVILVSSLFNKRPAITPIAWHMPVSDDPPIIALEIWEGHFLYKAILQTGDFVINIPSSRMAGTVCKLGSISGSRADKFKKFRLVKEASNEVKSPRLASAIGIIECRLRREKRLLDKYNVVLGDAVYAEAEKGAFSDRWLPEKAGPRIMHHLGGKIFYEPARRAF, via the coding sequence ATGAGGCGACCGATACCTTTAAAACTCGCATACCGGCTGATAGGACCGGGTCCCGTGATCCTGGTGAGCTCGCTCTTCAATAAGAGGCCTGCCATCACGCCGATCGCCTGGCATATGCCCGTATCGGATGACCCGCCCATCATCGCCCTTGAGATATGGGAGGGCCATTTCCTGTACAAGGCGATACTCCAGACGGGTGATTTCGTCATAAATATACCCTCGAGCAGGATGGCCGGGACCGTATGCAAGCTCGGCAGTATCTCCGGATCCAGGGCGGATAAGTTCAAAAAGTTCCGCCTGGTGAAAGAGGCGTCAAATGAAGTGAAGTCCCCCAGGCTGGCATCTGCTATAGGCATCATAGAATGCAGGCTGCGAAGGGAAAAGCGTCTCCTCGATAAGTATAATGTAGTGCTCGGCGACGCGGTCTACGCGGAGGCAGAGAAGGGGGCCTTTTCCGACAGGTGGCTTCCGGAAAAGGCAGGGCCGCGTATCATGCACCATCTCGGCGGTAAGATATTCTATGAGCCGGCCCGCCGCGCATTCTGA
- a CDS encoding ABC-F family ATP-binding cassette domain-containing protein has translation MIAVKNISKRYGTRVLFSDVSFDVLAGEKIGLVGRNGHGKTTLFRIITGEEGADRGKVFMPNNYSIGYLGQHLEFTKPTVREEGCIGLGPEDTGAEWKVEKILSGLGFSEEDFDRNPSEFSGGFQMRIALAKVLVSGPNMLLLDEPTNFLDIVSIRWLEKFLRSWKGELIVISHDRDLIDSVTTHIVGIHRGMVRKIKGPTGKYYAQLHADERLHEKRRVQDEKKREQMMEYVNTFRSKASHAKGVQSTIKKLERMDKLEKLEEIETLSFSFNYEPFRAGQIMDVNYLTFSYSGNEPYLIKDLSFTVNRHDKICIVGKNGKGKTTLLKLLSSRLKPVSGSVKTHMAALPAYYEQANTADLNGELTVEEEIAQGRAFIGKSRVRGICGAMMFSGDDAEKKIKVLSGGERSRVLLGKLLVAPSNILFLDEPMHHLDIESCQAMTDAVKDFDGAALVVAHDEHFLNAVATKLIVFKNDRVFLYPGTYREFLDSIGWEGDDDNKPAVEPHPPAPAVPQTAPVVPPESTPVSAVKSRDSKTARKARAEFNAMRSRVLKPLETRIKVLEDEIISSEAKMASVNRELMTAPAKGGLGAIRRSELSRELKGLAEKVDSCYARLDAAMKEYDTEKRKYGEG, from the coding sequence ATGATAGCGGTAAAGAACATATCCAAACGATACGGCACCCGGGTGCTCTTCTCGGACGTCAGTTTTGATGTCCTGGCCGGTGAAAAGATAGGCCTCGTCGGCCGCAATGGACACGGCAAGACCACACTCTTCAGGATCATAACCGGAGAGGAAGGGGCTGACCGCGGCAAGGTCTTCATGCCCAATAATTACTCCATAGGGTATCTCGGGCAGCACCTCGAATTCACCAAACCTACCGTACGGGAAGAAGGCTGCATTGGGTTGGGCCCGGAAGATACAGGCGCCGAATGGAAGGTGGAGAAGATACTCTCCGGGCTCGGTTTCAGCGAGGAGGACTTTGACCGGAACCCTTCGGAATTTTCCGGCGGGTTCCAGATGCGTATCGCTCTTGCCAAGGTCCTCGTCTCCGGCCCGAACATGCTCCTTCTCGATGAGCCCACGAACTTCCTCGATATCGTCTCGATACGGTGGCTTGAGAAGTTCCTGCGGTCGTGGAAAGGCGAACTGATCGTGATAAGCCACGATAGGGACCTTATCGACAGTGTGACGACGCATATCGTGGGCATACACCGCGGTATGGTGAGGAAGATCAAAGGGCCGACCGGGAAATATTACGCCCAGCTCCATGCGGACGAGAGGCTGCACGAGAAGAGGCGCGTACAGGATGAGAAGAAACGCGAGCAGATGATGGAGTATGTGAACACGTTCCGCTCGAAGGCAAGCCACGCCAAAGGGGTGCAATCGACCATCAAGAAGCTCGAGCGGATGGATAAGCTGGAGAAACTCGAAGAGATAGAGACGCTGTCGTTCTCGTTCAATTATGAGCCGTTCCGTGCCGGCCAGATCATGGATGTGAACTACCTCACCTTTTCATATAGCGGCAACGAGCCGTACCTTATAAAGGACCTGAGCTTTACCGTTAACAGGCATGATAAGATCTGTATCGTAGGCAAGAACGGCAAAGGGAAGACGACGTTATTAAAGCTGCTCTCGAGCCGGCTCAAGCCCGTGAGCGGCAGCGTCAAGACGCATATGGCGGCCCTTCCGGCCTATTATGAACAGGCCAATACGGCAGACCTTAACGGCGAGCTTACCGTAGAGGAGGAGATCGCCCAGGGCAGGGCCTTCATCGGCAAATCGCGTGTGCGCGGGATATGCGGCGCAATGATGTTCTCAGGAGACGATGCCGAGAAGAAGATCAAAGTCCTTTCCGGCGGCGAGCGCAGCCGTGTCCTCCTGGGGAAGCTTCTCGTGGCGCCTTCCAATATCCTTTTCCTGGACGAGCCGATGCACCATCTTGACATCGAATCCTGCCAGGCGATGACGGATGCCGTAAAGGATTTCGACGGCGCGGCGCTCGTGGTGGCGCACGACGAACATTTCCTGAACGCGGTGGCGACGAAGCTGATCGTTTTTAAGAACGACAGGGTCTTCCTGTACCCGGGCACTTACCGGGAGTTCCTTGATAGCATCGGGTGGGAAGGGGATGACGATAATAAACCTGCAGTGGAACCGCACCCGCCCGCCCCCGCCGTACCGCAAACGGCCCCTGTGGTCCCGCCGGAGAGCACCCCGGTCAGCGCGGTAAAATCGCGTGACAGCAAAACGGCAAGAAAGGCCCGCGCGGAGTTTAATGCGATGAGATCGAGGGTCCTGAAGCCCCTCGAAACCAGGATCAAGGTCCTGGAGGACGAGATAATCTCTTCGGAGGCGAAGATGGCGTCAGTGAACAGGGAGCTTATGACGGCCCCGGCAAAAGGCGGCCTCGGGGCTATCCGGAGAAGCGAGCTTTCGAGAGAGCTCAAAGGGCTGGCGGAGAAGGTGGATTCCTGTTACGCCCGGCTCGATGCGGCAATGAAAGAGTATGACACCGAGAAGCGGAAATACGGCGAAGGATAA
- a CDS encoding metalloregulator ArsR/SmtB family transcription factor has translation MTDYTKESGILKALAHPIRLRMVEGLLGKECSVKRMVTALDMPQSTVSQHLGILRSRGIVTVRKEGVTTCYRVVDPRIRGLMKIIGRGAGRAAAVLIFLLAICASGTVQAAEEPGAAPLTLTFDHFCRRVLEHYPKLKEQGASVEVAIAQKFRALAGYMPRIQAMASMTAGNDQVYVFGTLLRQRAFAQSDFALSQLNDPDPRTNYNIGLHGEMPLFDALQTAYKVKSAKYMVMSARYDEFFSRSEAILIATDAYLHAIATRDLLGIVEEECKNSAEDIKQAEELKQKGMVLGADFYAAKVTLGNLNSIKNDLEGQMLRDSALLNILMGDDPLGPVIISESLPGGKETRSALKDWLAEAARSRPDLKSIDEAIRAGEADHLRERLSALPKVSAFGDLNENTHDFETGGGSFAVGLKGSIDIFEPDYFARVKSARGSLRKMEHERGVVKDAITKEVTDEYTRFESFKANIPVLLEMKSDSGEALKLTLPLYREGRKSIADLLGMRRSYVETNRHYYGLVAGSRTSWASLLFLSGQLDESRASQIVKGGE, from the coding sequence ATGACCGATTATACGAAGGAGAGCGGGATCCTCAAGGCATTGGCCCATCCGATAAGGCTGCGTATGGTGGAAGGGCTGCTTGGCAAAGAGTGCAGCGTGAAGAGGATGGTCACCGCCCTGGATATGCCGCAATCCACGGTATCGCAGCATCTCGGCATATTGAGATCCCGCGGCATCGTTACGGTAAGGAAAGAGGGCGTCACTACCTGCTACCGTGTGGTCGATCCGAGGATAAGGGGGCTTATGAAGATAATAGGAAGGGGCGCGGGAAGGGCCGCGGCCGTTCTCATCTTTTTACTCGCGATCTGCGCCTCCGGCACGGTCCAGGCCGCGGAAGAGCCCGGCGCGGCGCCCTTGACGCTTACATTCGATCACTTCTGCCGGAGAGTTCTCGAGCACTATCCGAAGCTTAAGGAGCAGGGGGCATCGGTCGAGGTGGCGATCGCGCAAAAGTTCCGGGCCCTCGCCGGTTATATGCCCCGTATCCAGGCCATGGCGTCGATGACCGCCGGTAATGACCAGGTCTACGTATTCGGCACCCTTCTGCGCCAGAGGGCCTTCGCCCAGTCGGACTTCGCGCTCTCCCAGCTGAACGATCCCGATCCGCGGACCAACTATAATATAGGCCTGCACGGGGAGATGCCGCTATTCGACGCGCTGCAGACGGCGTATAAGGTCAAGTCCGCGAAATATATGGTCATGTCGGCCAGGTACGACGAGTTCTTCTCGAGATCAGAGGCCATACTGATCGCCACGGACGCTTACCTCCATGCCATCGCGACCAGGGACCTCCTGGGCATAGTGGAAGAGGAGTGCAAAAATTCCGCGGAGGATATAAAGCAGGCCGAAGAGTTGAAACAGAAGGGGATGGTGCTGGGGGCGGATTTTTATGCCGCGAAGGTCACCCTGGGGAACCTCAACAGCATAAAGAACGATCTCGAAGGGCAGATGTTGAGGGATTCGGCCCTCCTTAATATACTGATGGGAGATGACCCGCTCGGGCCCGTCATCATATCAGAAAGCCTGCCGGGCGGCAAGGAGACCCGTTCCGCATTGAAAGATTGGCTGGCCGAAGCGGCCAGGTCTCGCCCCGACCTTAAGTCGATAGACGAGGCGATACGCGCCGGGGAGGCGGATCATCTCCGTGAGCGCCTGAGCGCACTGCCGAAGGTAAGCGCTTTCGGGGACCTCAATGAGAATACGCACGATTTCGAGACAGGCGGCGGCAGCTTCGCCGTGGGTCTTAAAGGGAGCATCGATATATTCGAGCCGGACTATTTTGCAAGGGTGAAGTCCGCCAGGGGATCACTGAGGAAAATGGAGCACGAAAGGGGAGTCGTAAAAGACGCCATAACTAAAGAGGTGACCGACGAATACACCCGTTTTGAGTCCTTTAAAGCGAACATTCCCGTCCTCCTGGAGATGAAGAGCGACTCGGGCGAGGCATTGAAGCTTACCCTGCCGTTATATCGCGAGGGCCGGAAGTCGATCGCGGACCTGCTCGGCATGAGGAGGTCATACGTGGAGACGAACCGGCATTATTACGGCCTGGTCGCAGGATCGAGGACCTCCTGGGCGAGCCTGCTCTTCCTGTCGGGACAACTGGACGAGTCGAGGGCTTCGCAGATCGTCAAAGGCGGAGAGTGA
- a CDS encoding efflux RND transporter permease subunit — protein MAEHHSHFISRTVDYFARSKITPLIIGFSILVGLFSVLNIPREEEPQISVPMFDIFVSYPGATAEEMERRIVTLGERKLWEIPGVEYIYSTSETDGAIIIVRFRVGEDAEESLIKLYTKVYSNLDFLPKGASQPLIKVRSIDDVPVLGLTFYGPPDPVALRRTVAKVRDAINAIPDVSETHLTGGRRRQFQIFIDEEKLKERILNPNEIIDLIQKANVKLNAGHLESVPEYMNVEADAFFRSREDLENLVVGVSAGGVVYLKDIARVVDGPDETETDVRINFVPHGHQAAKGPFGAVTLSVSKRKGANASRLCKKVIRALDGMKGTVIPDGVSYTITRDYGKTADDKSNELLFHMALAVFGVSILIALSLGWRESGVVAIAIPMTLSLTLASFYLLGFTLNRITLFALIFSIGILVDDPIVDVENIVRHLRMPKNKGRPILDVTVEAVNEVRSPLILATLTVMAAILPMAFVRGLMGPYMRPIPIGSSAAMFFSMVVAFVATPWAAYKILGGAHLKGKLKGHGESEDEGMLTRFYRWYMRPLIYDEKVRVKFLKILGILLLLSVMLVPLGLVKVKMLPFDNKDEFQVVLNLPEGTSIEKTVSAIEELTRYLVTVPEVKDIESYVGTSAPYNFNGLVRHYFLRSKPYQADLQVNLVDKHHRKRQSHDIAKFVRPMVHEIAGRYGGHVQVAEVPPGPPVLSTLVLEIYGPTLEGQAALAGRIEEIFKGNKGVTDVDTYVQAQEKLLRLRVDTQKATLNGIPVQAIAQTIALAAGGKDVDLAHLPGEYEPVDIILRLPKEKRGMLDSILNITLLSRYGLQIPVRELVTVADRLKDRAIHHKNLMRVSYVLGDVSGKFESPVYVIMGLSGDINKLPLGEITGTGQKRMGQHFTEQPGSAESWAVKWDGEWQITYEVFRDLGLAFAAVLILIYVLVVGWFQSFKTPWIIMLPIPLTLVGILPAHWMTGTFFTATSMIGMIAGAGIVVRNSIILVDFIQLRLAEGMSLEEAVVDAGAKRFRPMLLTASAVVVGASVILFDPIFQGLALSLMAGEVASTVLSRTAVPVIYYMAMKKRS, from the coding sequence ATGGCCGAACACCATTCCCATTTCATAAGCAGGACGGTCGACTATTTTGCGCGATCCAAGATAACTCCCCTCATCATAGGTTTTTCCATACTGGTAGGCCTCTTTTCCGTATTGAATATCCCCCGAGAGGAAGAGCCGCAGATATCCGTGCCCATGTTCGACATATTCGTCTCATACCCCGGCGCCACCGCCGAGGAGATGGAGCGGAGGATCGTCACCCTGGGCGAGCGGAAGCTCTGGGAGATACCCGGCGTAGAGTATATATATTCCACTTCGGAGACGGACGGCGCCATCATCATAGTGCGTTTCAGGGTGGGTGAGGACGCGGAGGAGAGCCTCATCAAGTTGTATACAAAGGTCTATTCGAACCTCGACTTCCTGCCCAAAGGGGCCAGCCAGCCGCTCATCAAGGTACGGTCGATCGACGATGTCCCCGTCCTCGGCCTGACGTTCTACGGCCCCCCCGATCCGGTCGCTCTCCGCAGGACGGTCGCAAAGGTACGGGATGCCATCAATGCGATACCCGATGTCTCCGAGACGCACCTGACAGGAGGCAGGAGGAGACAATTCCAGATATTCATAGACGAAGAGAAGCTGAAAGAGAGGATACTTAACCCGAACGAGATAATAGACCTCATCCAGAAGGCCAACGTGAAGCTCAATGCCGGTCACCTGGAGAGCGTGCCGGAATATATGAACGTCGAGGCCGATGCGTTCTTCAGGTCCAGGGAAGACCTGGAGAACCTGGTCGTCGGGGTGAGCGCGGGCGGCGTCGTCTACCTGAAAGATATAGCCAGGGTCGTGGACGGGCCCGACGAGACGGAGACGGACGTCAGGATCAACTTCGTGCCGCACGGCCATCAGGCCGCGAAAGGGCCTTTCGGCGCCGTCACGCTGTCGGTCTCCAAACGCAAGGGCGCTAACGCCTCGCGGCTCTGCAAGAAGGTGATCAGGGCCCTGGACGGCATGAAGGGCACCGTGATCCCGGACGGCGTCTCGTATACCATTACGCGCGACTACGGCAAGACGGCCGATGACAAATCCAACGAGCTCTTGTTCCATATGGCGCTGGCGGTCTTCGGCGTCAGCATCCTCATCGCCCTGTCGCTGGGGTGGAGGGAGTCGGGGGTGGTAGCCATCGCGATACCCATGACGCTGTCGTTGACGCTCGCGTCGTTCTACCTTCTCGGATTCACGCTCAACAGGATCACGCTCTTCGCGCTGATATTTTCGATAGGTATACTGGTCGACGACCCGATCGTCGACGTGGAGAATATAGTGCGCCACCTGCGCATGCCGAAGAATAAAGGCCGCCCGATCCTGGACGTCACCGTCGAGGCGGTCAACGAGGTAAGGAGCCCGCTCATACTGGCCACGCTCACCGTGATGGCGGCAATACTGCCTATGGCATTCGTGAGGGGATTGATGGGGCCGTACATGAGGCCGATACCCATAGGGTCGAGCGCCGCCATGTTCTTCTCCATGGTAGTCGCGTTCGTCGCGACGCCCTGGGCCGCTTATAAGATACTGGGCGGCGCGCATCTCAAAGGGAAGCTGAAAGGCCACGGCGAGAGCGAAGACGAAGGGATGCTGACGAGGTTCTACCGCTGGTATATGCGCCCCCTGATCTACGATGAAAAGGTGCGCGTAAAGTTCTTAAAGATACTGGGGATACTGCTGCTCTTATCGGTGATGCTGGTCCCTCTGGGGCTTGTGAAGGTAAAGATGCTGCCGTTTGACAATAAGGACGAGTTCCAGGTGGTCCTCAATCTGCCGGAAGGGACGTCGATAGAAAAGACGGTCTCCGCCATAGAAGAGCTCACCCGGTACCTCGTTACGGTCCCGGAGGTGAAGGATATAGAATCGTATGTCGGGACGAGCGCCCCGTATAATTTCAACGGCCTTGTCCGCCACTACTTCCTCCGCTCCAAACCTTACCAGGCGGACCTGCAGGTGAACCTGGTCGATAAGCACCACCGCAAGCGCCAGAGCCACGACATAGCCAAGTTCGTACGCCCGATGGTCCACGAGATCGCCGGCAGGTACGGCGGCCATGTCCAGGTGGCTGAAGTGCCTCCCGGGCCGCCGGTCCTTTCGACGCTGGTCCTCGAGATATACGGGCCGACGCTCGAAGGGCAGGCCGCCCTGGCCGGCAGGATCGAGGAGATATTCAAAGGCAATAAGGGCGTTACCGACGTCGATACGTATGTACAGGCCCAGGAGAAACTGCTGCGCCTGCGCGTCGACACGCAGAAGGCCACGCTTAACGGCATACCCGTCCAGGCGATCGCCCAGACGATAGCGCTGGCAGCCGGCGGAAAAGACGTCGACCTGGCGCACCTGCCTGGCGAATATGAGCCCGTCGATATCATACTCAGGCTGCCGAAGGAGAAGCGCGGCATGCTCGACTCCATACTAAATATAACGCTCCTTTCGCGCTACGGCCTGCAGATACCCGTCAGGGAGCTCGTCACGGTCGCCGATCGGCTCAAGGACAGGGCGATCCACCATAAGAACCTGATGAGGGTCTCGTATGTCCTCGGGGATGTATCGGGAAAGTTCGAAAGCCCCGTCTATGTGATAATGGGGTTATCGGGCGATATCAATAAGCTGCCGCTGGGCGAGATCACCGGCACGGGACAGAAGCGTATGGGGCAGCATTTCACGGAACAGCCGGGGTCCGCCGAATCATGGGCGGTCAAGTGGGATGGGGAGTGGCAGATCACATATGAAGTATTCCGCGACCTGGGACTCGCCTTCGCGGCGGTCCTGATCCTGATATATGTCCTTGTCGTAGGATGGTTCCAGTCGTTCAAGACGCCGTGGATCATCATGCTGCCGATCCCGCTCACGCTGGTCGGCATCCTGCCGGCGCACTGGATGACCGGCACATTCTTTACGGCAACATCGATGATAGGGATGATAGCAGGCGCCGGCATAGTCGTTCGGAATTCGATAATACTCGTGGATTTCATACAGCTCCGCCTGGCGGAGGGCATGTCGCTGGAAGAGGCGGTCGTTGACGCGGGCGCGAAACGTTTCCGTCCCATGCTCCTTACCGCATCGGCCGTGGTCGTGGGCGCTTCCGTGATACTCTTCGATCCTATATTCCAGGGGCTTGCGTTATCGTTGATGGCCGGCGAGGTCGCGTCTACCGTCCTTTCGAGGACCGCGGTGCCGGTCATATATTATATGGCGATGAAGAAGAGGTCTTAA
- a CDS encoding DUF2892 domain-containing protein, whose protein sequence is MERILRGIAGSFILISLVLAYYLSPLWLWFTAFVGLNLLQSAFTNWCPMMSILRKAGIN, encoded by the coding sequence ATGGAAAGGATACTGAGAGGGATAGCGGGGTCATTTATACTGATCAGCCTCGTCCTGGCATACTATCTCAGCCCGCTATGGCTGTGGTTCACGGCGTTCGTCGGGTTGAACCTGCTCCAGTCCGCTTTTACGAACTGGTGCCCCATGATGTCGATCCTAAGGAAGGCAGGCATCAATTAA
- a CDS encoding DUF5060 domain-containing protein, translating to MNGYFEDPHDARQVEVNAHFTSPDGRESVMPAFFTGKNNRWEVRYTPAAAGKHSYYVELKTGLLSQRSATGSFMVEKSTGDGFLRRSANNYRYLVFDSGKPFFGLGHNVCWTSDNTAATFRSYFSKLAKSGCNITRVWLNNGWTLKIEFGKLGDYDMAQSAEFDLILEEARENGLYLILTLDSYSSLMDEKGSWGEEAWRSNVYNKKNGGPCEKPWDFFTEAEAKRLYKKRLRYIISRWSYSPNIFIFELWNELDAPKEWVVEMTDYIRSINPHGQFVTTSLGYPWANNFDETSIWSLKEVDITERHIYGNMAADIIGYIISTNKVLSEKYRKPMLVEEFGMDCGKNDTECDPGGEGVALHSGIWAAALSGSFAGTMGWWWDTYMCRRDLYFNYRSLGDFIKGVDWDSSNVSFAKTSPVMKKVSPDEETVYSDVSVSAKEIWGDMSYGEFTVEASGDLSGGVLNHYLQGSAKAGIRIEPVFHVDYPADGEFHVYVGTVSNEARLVITLDGSEALAKDFPTGPGEGPWQKSFFRKDEKVYQGYYGTTEKIKVPKGSHTIKVSNAGKDWLGMKRVVFTNYRASDIADARVAGMTVGEDMLFWVQNKGYNWYDVCQKKADPPFIKGAYFSVSGIEDGEYDVRWWDTFRGGTVSTVRAKASGGMLRLEIPDFSRDIAARIRRSPGPG from the coding sequence ATCAACGGCTATTTCGAAGATCCGCATGACGCCCGGCAGGTGGAGGTCAACGCGCACTTCACCTCCCCCGACGGCAGAGAATCCGTAATGCCCGCTTTCTTCACCGGTAAAAATAACAGATGGGAGGTAAGGTATACCCCCGCGGCGGCAGGGAAGCATTCCTATTACGTAGAGCTTAAGACAGGCCTCCTCTCCCAGAGGTCCGCGACCGGTTCTTTTATGGTAGAGAAGAGCACCGGCGACGGATTTTTGAGAAGGAGCGCGAACAATTACCGTTATCTCGTCTTCGATTCCGGCAAGCCGTTCTTCGGCCTGGGCCATAACGTCTGCTGGACGTCGGACAACACCGCCGCGACGTTCAGAAGTTATTTCTCGAAACTGGCGAAGAGCGGATGCAATATAACAAGGGTATGGCTCAATAACGGGTGGACGCTCAAGATAGAGTTCGGCAAACTGGGCGACTATGACATGGCCCAGAGCGCCGAATTTGACCTCATACTCGAGGAGGCCCGGGAGAACGGCCTCTACCTCATATTGACGCTCGATTCCTACAGTTCGCTCATGGATGAAAAGGGGAGCTGGGGCGAAGAGGCCTGGAGGAGCAACGTCTACAATAAGAAGAACGGCGGCCCTTGCGAAAAGCCGTGGGACTTCTTCACCGAGGCCGAGGCGAAGAGGCTTTATAAGAAACGGCTCAGGTATATAATCTCGCGGTGGAGCTATTCGCCGAACATATTCATCTTCGAGCTCTGGAACGAGCTGGATGCGCCGAAAGAGTGGGTGGTCGAGATGACGGATTATATAAGGTCGATCAACCCTCACGGGCAGTTCGTGACGACGAGTTTAGGATACCCCTGGGCGAACAATTTTGACGAGACGTCGATATGGTCATTAAAAGAGGTCGATATCACGGAGCGCCATATCTACGGCAATATGGCGGCGGATATCATCGGGTACATCATCTCGACGAATAAGGTCCTCTCCGAAAAGTACCGGAAACCGATGCTCGTAGAAGAATTCGGCATGGATTGCGGCAAGAACGACACGGAGTGCGATCCGGGAGGGGAGGGCGTCGCGCTCCATAGCGGCATCTGGGCCGCCGCGTTATCCGGTTCTTTCGCGGGCACCATGGGCTGGTGGTGGGATACGTATATGTGCAGGCGCGACCTCTACTTCAACTACCGGTCGCTCGGCGATTTCATCAAAGGTGTTGACTGGGATTCGTCGAACGTCTCCTTTGCGAAGACGTCGCCTGTAATGAAGAAGGTCTCCCCGGACGAAGAGACCGTTTACTCGGACGTATCCGTTTCGGCGAAAGAGATATGGGGTGATATGAGTTACGGGGAATTCACCGTGGAGGCCTCGGGCGACCTCTCAGGCGGCGTGCTGAACCATTACCTCCAGGGGAGCGCGAAGGCCGGTATCAGGATAGAGCCCGTCTTCCATGTGGACTATCCGGCCGACGGGGAATTTCACGTATATGTAGGCACGGTCTCGAATGAGGCGCGTCTCGTCATAACGCTCGACGGCTCGGAAGCCCTCGCAAAAGATTTTCCTACAGGGCCGGGCGAAGGGCCGTGGCAAAAGAGCTTCTTCAGGAAAGATGAAAAGGTCTACCAGGGTTACTACGGCACGACCGAAAAGATAAAGGTCCCGAAGGGAAGCCATACCATAAAGGTATCCAATGCGGGTAAGGACTGGCTCGGCATGAAACGCGTGGTCTTTACCAACTACAGGGCGAGCGACATAGCGGATGCGAGGGTCGCCGGTATGACCGTGGGAGAAGATATGCTCTTCTGGGTACAGAATAAGGGATATAACTGGTATGACGTATGCCAGAAGAAGGCCGACCCCCCGTTTATAAAGGGCGCCTATTTTTCCGTGTCGGGCATAGAAGACGGTGAATATGATGTGAGGTGGTGGGACACATTCAGGGGCGGGACCGTTTCGACCGTACGGGCAAAGGCCTCAGGCGGAATGCTCAGGCTGGAGATCCCCGATTTTTCCAGAGACATCGCCGCGAGGATCAGAAGGTCCCCGGGCCCCGGATAG